From the Pseudodesulfovibrio indicus genome, the window CCCTTGCAATCCGGCAGAATAAACGTCATAGTCCGCTACTTCATTACACACAGCCCCGACCACATGCCCGAGGAGGATCCATTGGCTACGAGAACTGTATACTACATCGAAGGTGACGGCATCGGCCCCGAAGTCTGGAAGGCCGGTCGCCCCGTTTTGAACAAGGCCGTCGAGATGGCCTACAACGGGGCCAATACGCTCGACTGGCAGGAACTGCTGGCCGGTGAAAAGGGATTCGCCGAGACCGGCGAACACCTGCCCAAGGCGACCATGGAAGCCCTGGCCGGGGCCGACCTGGCCATGAAAGGCCCCCTCAACACGCCGGTGGGCAAGGGGTTCCGCAGCCTGAACGTCACCCTGCGCCAGGTCTTCGACCTCTACGCCTGCATCCGTCCCATCAAATATTTCAAGGGGATCGAATCCCCGGTCAAGCGCCCGGACCTCGTGGACATGGTCGTGTTCCGCGAGAACACCGAGGACGTCTACGCCGGTATTGAATACCAGTCCGGCTCCCCGGAAGCCAAGAAATTAATCGAGTTTCTCGTGGACGAGCTGGGCGCGAACCTCGACCCCACGGCCTCCGTGGGCATCAAGCCCATCACCCCGGCGGGCTCCAAGCGGCTGGTCAAGAAGGCCATCGACTTCGCCATAGCCGAGGGCAGGCCGTCCGTGACCCTGGTCCACAAGGGCAACATCATGAAGACCACCGAGGGCGGCTTCCGCGCCTGGGGCTACGAGCTGGCCGAGCAGGAATACGCGGGCAAGGTCGTGCGCGAGGGCGAGGACGGGTCCGGCGTGATCATCAAGGACCGCATCGCCGACGCCATGTTCCAGAACGTGCTCATGTACCCGGAACAGTACTCGGTCATCGCCACCACCAACCTGAACGGCGACTACATCTCCGACGCCCTGGCCGCGCAGGTGGGCGGACTCGGCCTGGCCCCCGGCGTGAACATGGGCGACAAGCTCGCCTTCTTCGAGCCGACCCACGGCACCGCCCCGACCATCGCGGGCAAGGACATGGCCAACCCCGGCTCCCTGGTCCTGTCCGGGGCCATGATGCTCGAACACATCGGCTGGCACGAGGCCGCCGCCCTGATCCACGCCTCCGTGGAAAAGACCCTGGCCGCCAAGAAGGTCACCGTGGACCTGGCCGCCCAGATCAACGGCTCCACCCGCGTGGGCTGCCAGGAGTTCGGCGAACTCCTGCTCGCCAACCTCTAGGCCGCACAGCAAACCATCCCCGGCGGGCCGCGATCATCCGATCACGGCCCGCCTTTCTTACGGCTCCCGGCGCACTTTGATCATTCCGTAAAAATGCCGTAACCGAAGAGGGACGGCCCCCTCCTCCCCGTGGACGGCGGCATCAAGTAGCAACTCCAACCGGGACGGTCCGTCATGTTCAGGCAAAGGGAATGGTCTTTCACGGGGACCTCCGGCAAGCAATACCGTTTCGGAATCCACCCCAAAAGCGAAAAGCTGCCCAGCGCTCCGGGCGTCTACATTCTGGCCTATACCCATCCGCGCGGCCACCTGGCCGGCTGGCAGGCCAATCCCCTGCACGTCGGCCACGCCGACGACCTAACCCTGGCCCTGGAAGACGAAGTGCCCCTCGACCACGACCGGACGCCCTTGTGGAACTCGACCTTCGTGCTCCTGGAGTCCGCCCCCTCCGCCAGGCGCGCCTGCGTGCGCGACCTGGAGGGTGCCGCCCCCGCCCTGGCCTGAGCCTGCCTCCCCGTTTTTGCCCGAATAGACGTCCCAATCCGGTTTTATGCCTTGCGAAAACCGCGACTCTCTACTAAATGAAAGCCATGCCTGAACAAGATAAACGCATTCTCGTACTGGGCGTCGGCAACATCCTGTTCACCGACGAGGGATTCGGCGTCCGCGTGGCCGAGGAACTTGAGCAGAAATACGTGTTCTCCGACAACGTCACCGTGCTCGACGGCGGCACCTTGGGCCTCAAGCTCATGGGGCCGATAATGGAGTCCGACTACCTGATCATCGTGGACATCGTGCTCAACGAAGGCACGCCGGGCGAGATCTTCCGCCTCCTGGGCGAGGACCTCAACAAGGCGTGCGCCTTCAAGAACTCCATGCACCAGACCGACCTGCTCGACACCCTCGCCCAGTGCAGCATCATCGGAAACGTGCCGGACGACGTGATCCTCTACGGCATCGAGCCGATCAACTACAAGGACATGTCCGCCGCCCTGTCTCCGGAGCTCGAAGCCCGGCTGCCGGAGATGGAGAAACTGATCCTCGAGGAAGTGACCGCAGCAGGCGGCACCTACTCCCCCAGGACCGACGAGAACCCCGCAACGGAGAGAATCTATGTGCCTCGCGATACCTGCCGAAATTCTTGAGATCACCGACGGCGTCGCCACCTGCAAGGTCGGCGAAGGCAATACCACCGTCCAGGCGTCCATCATGCTCATGGACGAAGAGGTCGCCATCGGCGACTACATCATCATCCACGCCGGATTCGCCCTGCGCAAACTCGACCCCAAGGAAGCACAGGAAACCCTCAAGATCCTGCGCGACATGGTCGAACTGCTGGGCGGCGAAAACTACCAGCACGAAATGCTCTAACCCGCCCCGCTTGGATGAATCAACAAAGGCCGGGACGCCATGCGTCCCGGCCTTTGTTGCCTCCGGCGGCCAGGGGGAAAGGGGAGAGGGGGAACCCTTTGGAAAGGGTTCCCCCTCTCCCCTTTCCCCCTGGACCCCCTATCCCCTCTCTCCCTCCCAAACTTTTTGGGTCGCTGCGCGAGGTTGGGACTGACAAGGGTAAACGGTTTCCTCCCCCCCAGCCTCCATCCCCCGACACTAGCCCCCGCGTCCGCACACACCTGCCGAAGACACCCAAAAAGTTTGGGAGGGTCCAGGGATCCCTTTCCAAAGGGTTCCCTGGCGGGGTCCGGGGCAGCGCCCCGGCCGCCGGAGGCTTCCGGTCGGTTATCGTTGTTTCTTGCCGGGCAGGAAGGAGGTGCGGAGGAAGCTGGGGCTGGCGAAGGCGAAGGGGTTTCTGACCACGAGGTCGGGGAGGATGTGGTACCAGCGGTAGCCGAGGCTGCGGAAGTAGGCGCGGGCCTGATCGAGGTGGCCGGTTTCCCGGGCGGCGTGCAGGGCGGCGTCGCGTTGGCAGCGGGAGCGGGCCAGGGGCTTGAGGATGCGTTCGCTGAATCCGTATTTGAGGAACATGGACCGGATGCGCCGGTATTCGCGGTGCCGGGACACGCCGTCGGCCATGGCGAAGAAGGCGACCACGAGCCAGCACAGCCCCCACCAGCCGAGGGCGGCGGCCTGGGCCGCGTTGCCCGCCGACCACTGGGCGACCCCGGCCCCCTTGAGTCCGAAGGCCAGCAGCAGCGATGCCGTCCCGGTCATGTACGGCCACGGCGCGGCCTTCACATAGCGCACGGCCCCGCGCATCATCCCGCCTTGTTCCATCACATGCATGCTCCCCCCGTAGCCCACCATCCCCCGCCAGGTCAAACATTCCCTCCGCCGCAAAGAACGCGACGCCCCACGGGCCGAGCCTCCAAACGCCTTGAACGGCGCAGCCATCCAACAGCGGCCCCGCGCCCTGCGTGTTCACCCCGAACTACCGCCCCACCCGACGCCGCAAGCGCCTCGGATGGCAAAGCCATAGGACAGCGGCCCCGCGACCGGCACATCTACCCCCAACAACCGCCCTCTACCGGCCACCGCAAGCGCCTTGGATGGCACCGCCATCCAACAGCGGGCAACCCCCTCCCCCGGTACAGCGGCCCGACTCCCCGCCACCGCCACCCCCTCGCGCACGCACGCAGCGAGGCTTCGCAGAGTGGGTCAGCCGTGCATTTGCCGAGGGGGGCTTTGACCGCAGCGTACACCCGGTACGTGAGGATCAAAGCCCCCCTCGGGAAATGTGCGGATGGCCCGCTATCCGAAGCCGACACCACAGGCGCAAGCGCAAAAAAAGAGGCCCGGCATAAGCCGGGCCTCAGTTTTTTGCGCGTTCGCGCCTGTGCGATTACAGGACGCGGAACTTCTTGACGTTACCGGTCTTGTTGTCGATGACGTGCACGCCGCAGGCGATGCAGGGGTCATAGGAGTGAACGGTACGCAGGATCTCGACCGGGCGTTCCGGATCGGCGATCGGGGTGTTGTCGAGCAGCGCCTCTTCGGTCGGGCCGGGGACGTTGTTGTCGCAGCGCGGGCCGAGGTTCCAGGTGGACGGAACGACCAGCTGGAAGTTGTCGATCTTGCCGCCCTTGATGCTCATCCAGTGGCTCAGGCCGCCGCGAGGAGCGTTGACGAAACCGACACCCTGTGCTTCGGCGGGCATGTCCCAATCCTTGCAGATGTCGAGGTCGCCCTTGGCGATGTTTTCCTTGAGGTCGTTGACCATCTCTTCCGTTTTCAGGCAGGTGATCAGGCACTCGATACCGCGGGCGCCGGTGCGGCCCAGGGTGGAGAACAGGGCCTCGGGGCCCACTTCCAGCTTGCCGAGGACGAAGTTGACGTACTTCACGAACTCGGGCTGGCCCAGGCCGTAGTTCACCAGGCAGGTGGCCAGGGGGCCGACCTCGGTGGCTTTGCCGTCGTAGCGGGGAGCCTTCATCCAGGAGTACTTGGTCTTGTCGTCCAGGGAGGTGTACATGGGATCGGTGACGCCGGCGTAGGGATGTTTCGGGGAATCATCCTTGTACCAGGAGTGCTTCACGTGCTCTTCGATCTTGGTCGGGTCGAAGGCCTGAACGTTCTTGATGTCACGGTTGAAGATGACACCGGGCTTGATGTAGCGGGAGTTCAGGTCGGCTTCGCCGCCCGGGGCGGGGTATTCGCCGAAGCTCATGAAGTTGGTGGTGCCGCCGATGGAGGCC encodes:
- a CDS encoding HyaD/HybD family hydrogenase maturation endopeptidase, with protein sequence MPEQDKRILVLGVGNILFTDEGFGVRVAEELEQKYVFSDNVTVLDGGTLGLKLMGPIMESDYLIIVDIVLNEGTPGEIFRLLGEDLNKACAFKNSMHQTDLLDTLAQCSIIGNVPDDVILYGIEPINYKDMSAALSPELEARLPEMEKLILEEVTAAGGTYSPRTDENPATERIYVPRDTCRNS
- a CDS encoding HypC/HybG/HupF family hydrogenase formation chaperone — its product is MCLAIPAEILEITDGVATCKVGEGNTTVQASIMLMDEEVAIGDYIIIHAGFALRKLDPKEAQETLKILRDMVELLGGENYQHEML
- the icd gene encoding NADP-dependent isocitrate dehydrogenase, coding for MATRTVYYIEGDGIGPEVWKAGRPVLNKAVEMAYNGANTLDWQELLAGEKGFAETGEHLPKATMEALAGADLAMKGPLNTPVGKGFRSLNVTLRQVFDLYACIRPIKYFKGIESPVKRPDLVDMVVFRENTEDVYAGIEYQSGSPEAKKLIEFLVDELGANLDPTASVGIKPITPAGSKRLVKKAIDFAIAEGRPSVTLVHKGNIMKTTEGGFRAWGYELAEQEYAGKVVREGEDGSGVIIKDRIADAMFQNVLMYPEQYSVIATTNLNGDYISDALAAQVGGLGLAPGVNMGDKLAFFEPTHGTAPTIAGKDMANPGSLVLSGAMMLEHIGWHEAAALIHASVEKTLAAKKVTVDLAAQINGSTRVGCQEFGELLLANL